The following proteins are encoded in a genomic region of Leptospira ryugenii:
- a CDS encoding type I 3-dehydroquinate dehydratase, translating into MPESYKIIATLGEDELRHLQKKDTKDVDVLEIRLDLFSRNYIQKELKKKIKSLGLPALFTYRRAEDSSVKSYVKLFPEDVEGILKDFNDNANYLDIELNREDSIFTNYENLNFRIIYSYHSFKKSIYAKEMKEFISNAKPVKKKNPIFKFAITPEDINETADFLNDIKLLSKTHTMIGICMGELGIMSRVFGDHFHSSYTYMTLGEPKAPGQISVETFKKLRGDLFRVNSIKDSKEEEL; encoded by the coding sequence ATGCCTGAATCTTATAAGATTATTGCTACTCTCGGGGAAGATGAGTTGAGACATCTTCAGAAAAAAGATACTAAGGATGTTGATGTTTTAGAGATTCGTCTTGATCTCTTTTCCAGAAATTATATCCAAAAAGAGCTTAAAAAGAAAATCAAGTCACTAGGTTTACCTGCACTGTTTACTTACCGCAGAGCGGAAGATAGTAGTGTAAAATCTTATGTAAAACTCTTTCCAGAGGATGTAGAAGGCATTTTAAAGGATTTTAATGACAATGCAAATTACTTGGATATCGAACTTAACCGAGAAGATTCTATATTCACAAATTATGAAAATCTAAACTTTCGCATCATTTACTCTTACCATTCTTTTAAAAAGTCAATCTACGCAAAAGAGATGAAAGAGTTCATTAGTAATGCAAAACCTGTCAAAAAGAAGAATCCAATTTTTAAGTTTGCGATTACACCAGAAGATATTAACGAAACGGCTGATTTCTTAAATGATATCAAACTCCTTTCCAAAACACATACAATGATAGGAATTTGTATGGGAGAACTAGGTATCATGTCCAGAGTCTTTGGCGATCATTTCCATTCCTCTTATACCTATATGACCTTAGGCGAACCGAAGGCTCCAGGCCAAATTTCTGTTGAGACCTTTAAAAAATTGAGAGGCGATTTGTTCAGAGTAAATTCAATTAAGGATTCGAAAGAGGAGGAGTTGTAG
- a CDS encoding LIC_10042 family TonB-like protein produces MFLHSRKWSFYVLLSFGIHFFILLLFTGNPWSQKQKEQIRLKEGISKDSPQLLYSLPLGLGANASPQNNSPLGSRTEREEIEEFQNALSYPELARMQGWEDECKFRVTVAENGGIESLVVVTPCQHPVFEREVRTKLESWKFDTARGKDLILPIRFKLYAGD; encoded by the coding sequence ATGTTCCTTCACTCTAGAAAATGGAGTTTTTATGTCCTACTTTCATTCGGCATACATTTCTTTATACTTTTACTCTTCACTGGTAATCCTTGGAGTCAAAAACAAAAAGAACAGATACGATTAAAGGAAGGTATTTCAAAAGACTCCCCCCAACTTCTTTACTCGCTTCCCTTGGGTCTTGGAGCCAATGCATCTCCACAAAACAATTCTCCATTAGGCTCGCGTACAGAAAGGGAAGAGATAGAGGAATTTCAAAATGCTCTATCCTATCCGGAGCTTGCGCGGATGCAGGGTTGGGAAGACGAATGTAAGTTTAGAGTAACTGTTGCAGAAAACGGTGGGATAGAAAGTTTGGTAGTGGTTACTCCCTGCCAGCACCCAGTTTTCGAACGAGAAGTTCGGACCAAGTTGGAATCATGGAAGTTTGACACTGCGCGAGGAAAGGATCTAATTTTACCGATTCGATTTAAACTGTATGCAGGAGACTGA
- a CDS encoding KpsF/GutQ family sugar-phosphate isomerase: MKEIMPIVERALDDEIQSIQYFRERLDPNIKLCIELILNSKGKVIVTGVGKSGDIAKKISHTLSSTGTSAYFLHPTDASHGDSGIVGAEDVVLAIGKSGESEELNSILPTLKKIGAKIIGLTANTKSKLARLSDLVIETPVLKEACPLALAPTSSTTIALMLGDAIAMALMELKNFQTDDFALYHPAGRLGKRLSLYLDDVMRKGENNATVREDSTLDEILKEITQKGIGATGVVNQEGKLLGLITDFDIRKALSAKKITAEIVAKDIMNANPSSFFATEKAYDVLLKMEERDRPISVAPVVDTNGLLLGMVSLHDLLQKGL, translated from the coding sequence ATGAAGGAAATAATGCCTATCGTTGAACGCGCACTAGATGACGAGATTCAATCGATTCAATATTTTAGAGAACGACTTGATCCCAATATAAAATTATGCATAGAACTCATCCTAAATTCTAAAGGTAAGGTGATCGTAACAGGTGTTGGGAAATCGGGAGATATTGCCAAAAAAATATCTCACACCCTTTCCTCTACTGGCACCTCAGCCTATTTTTTACATCCAACTGATGCATCTCACGGTGATTCAGGGATAGTAGGTGCTGAAGACGTTGTGTTGGCAATTGGCAAGAGTGGAGAATCTGAAGAATTAAACTCCATTTTACCTACGTTAAAAAAAATAGGGGCAAAGATCATTGGCCTGACTGCAAATACAAAATCCAAATTAGCCAGGTTATCCGATCTCGTCATCGAAACTCCTGTTCTCAAAGAGGCCTGCCCTTTAGCTCTTGCACCAACATCTTCTACTACAATTGCCTTGATGTTAGGTGATGCTATCGCGATGGCCCTCATGGAGCTAAAGAATTTCCAAACAGATGATTTTGCTCTTTACCACCCTGCTGGTCGCCTTGGCAAGAGACTCTCTCTATATCTTGACGATGTGATGAGAAAAGGGGAGAACAATGCGACGGTTCGAGAAGATTCCACTCTTGATGAAATTTTAAAAGAAATCACACAGAAAGGAATCGGTGCGACAGGTGTGGTAAACCAAGAAGGGAAATTATTAGGCCTTATCACTGATTTTGATATTCGAAAGGCACTAAGTGCGAAAAAAATTACAGCTGAGATTGTTGCTAAAGATATAATGAATGCAAATCCAAGTTCATTTTTTGCTACTGAAAAAGCATATGATGTTTTACTAAAAATGGAAGAAAGAGACAGACCAATATCCGTGGCCCCCGTTGTGGATACAAATGGGTTACTTTTGGGAATGGTATCTCTACATGATTTATTACAGAAAGGACTATAA
- a CDS encoding response regulator — MKVYQVLLAEDDASNAAIVINFLERYNFLVTHVNNGVSALAKLRGNEFDLFVCDIMMPHMDGLSLLEKAKEYLHHTPTIMLTSAGEKEVILRAVHSGVAAYLLKPVTETTLLEKIFSLLHMTKESLIDKKTLPLQIAFQSNSISEIEMKLSGCPWRKDKGQIYEQFSHFLAGRSTFTELKIIIDSDFFMEGKALPILEDFLGTLAKKTQIRSKNIQIESGVLKRLKPSLKDFECLKDVFII, encoded by the coding sequence ATGAAGGTTTACCAAGTTTTATTAGCGGAAGATGATGCGAGCAATGCGGCTATCGTCATAAACTTTCTCGAAAGGTATAATTTTTTAGTAACCCATGTCAACAATGGCGTGAGCGCCTTGGCTAAGTTACGCGGAAATGAATTTGATCTCTTTGTGTGTGACATAATGATGCCGCATATGGATGGACTCTCGCTTCTGGAAAAAGCAAAAGAATATCTTCACCACACACCCACCATTATGCTCACTTCAGCCGGCGAAAAAGAAGTCATCCTCAGAGCGGTTCACAGTGGCGTTGCCGCATACCTTTTGAAACCAGTTACCGAAACCACACTCTTGGAAAAGATTTTTTCCCTACTGCACATGACAAAGGAATCATTGATCGATAAAAAAACTCTTCCTTTACAAATCGCCTTTCAATCCAACTCCATATCTGAGATTGAAATGAAACTTTCAGGTTGCCCGTGGCGAAAAGATAAGGGCCAAATTTATGAGCAATTTAGCCACTTTTTGGCTGGTAGGTCCACCTTTACCGAGTTAAAAATCATCATCGATTCTGATTTCTTTATGGAGGGAAAGGCACTCCCTATCCTAGAAGATTTCCTGGGTACACTGGCGAAGAAGACCCAAATTCGATCCAAAAATATCCAAATTGAATCAGGCGTGTTGAAGAGATTAAAACCAAGTCTCAAGGACTTCGAATGCCTCAAAGATGTATTCATAATTTAG
- a CDS encoding GMC family oxidoreductase N-terminal domain-containing protein encodes MGIPQENSQIITPKKHEQIIKENAIKDGKWKLQADVVVIGSGAGGGVAAAELSKAGWKVILIEEGSYFTPAQFNSDEFISQARLYRDAGFIVSEDQTISILQGRTVGGSTTINWQTSLYPPIYVTDEWEKRFGWKPVSREVMDPFVSEVHERLGVHDVPNELVNANNNVLRVGGKKLGLNPQILKNNNRGCIGLGRCGLGCPINAKQSAFLTWIPDAISNGATVISNMKAIKIEDGSMKRVYAEFMPDAYEQAPQVHIESLEISAPVVIVSAGAIEGPALLQRSSLGNDWVGKNLKVHPTSTIFGRFDQEIKMFQGPPQSIVIKDGHNQNGTGYGYWLEAAPYRPTLASALLPFVGKQQFGVVKNYKNLNAGIVLVRDGAAGQADASVKWSFGRRKVYFNLTKEDGQNMLRGLKALAEITVAAGAKELIFPFSRMEKPYQVEKNANFDWVLQESIQSGDLSVGSAHPHGSIQSASTEEMGAVGLNLELYGHKNIFVMDASIYPTGLSVNPQITTMSLVLRAARQLAQEKKQRTEL; translated from the coding sequence ATGGGAATACCACAAGAAAATAGCCAAATCATAACCCCGAAAAAACACGAACAAATCATTAAAGAGAATGCTATCAAAGATGGAAAATGGAAACTGCAAGCAGATGTTGTCGTCATTGGCTCTGGTGCTGGAGGTGGAGTAGCCGCAGCAGAACTTTCCAAGGCAGGTTGGAAGGTGATTCTCATTGAAGAAGGCTCTTATTTTACGCCAGCACAATTCAATTCTGATGAATTCATTTCACAAGCAAGACTGTATCGTGATGCAGGCTTTATTGTTTCCGAAGACCAAACGATATCTATTTTACAGGGTCGTACTGTTGGAGGTTCCACAACCATCAATTGGCAAACTTCCCTCTACCCACCTATCTACGTGACAGATGAGTGGGAAAAAAGGTTTGGTTGGAAACCTGTCTCAAGAGAGGTCATGGACCCCTTTGTAAGTGAGGTACACGAACGATTAGGTGTACACGATGTACCCAATGAACTAGTGAATGCCAATAACAATGTTTTACGGGTGGGAGGCAAAAAATTAGGATTAAATCCACAGATTCTCAAAAACAATAACAGAGGTTGCATTGGTCTTGGTCGATGTGGCCTTGGTTGTCCAATTAACGCAAAACAATCTGCATTTTTAACATGGATTCCTGATGCTATTTCGAATGGCGCAACCGTTATCTCCAATATGAAAGCTATCAAAATCGAAGATGGCAGCATGAAACGAGTCTATGCTGAGTTTATGCCAGATGCATACGAACAAGCACCGCAAGTTCATATTGAGTCTTTGGAGATTTCAGCTCCGGTCGTCATTGTGAGTGCTGGTGCAATTGAGGGTCCGGCACTCTTACAAAGAAGTAGTCTTGGAAATGATTGGGTGGGAAAGAACCTTAAGGTCCACCCAACCTCTACAATTTTTGGAAGATTTGACCAAGAGATTAAAATGTTCCAAGGGCCACCACAATCAATCGTCATCAAAGACGGACACAATCAAAATGGCACAGGGTATGGGTATTGGTTAGAAGCCGCACCCTACCGCCCAACTCTTGCCTCAGCATTGTTGCCGTTTGTGGGCAAACAGCAATTTGGAGTTGTGAAGAACTACAAAAATTTAAATGCGGGCATCGTACTTGTTCGTGATGGTGCAGCGGGTCAAGCAGATGCATCGGTGAAGTGGAGCTTTGGTAGAAGAAAAGTTTACTTCAATCTAACTAAAGAAGATGGCCAAAATATGCTGAGAGGATTGAAGGCACTTGCCGAAATCACCGTCGCAGCGGGAGCAAAAGAGCTTATCTTTCCATTTAGCAGAATGGAAAAACCATACCAAGTTGAGAAAAACGCAAACTTTGACTGGGTGTTACAAGAAAGTATCCAATCAGGTGACCTCTCCGTTGGATCAGCACACCCACATGGTTCCATTCAATCTGCTAGCACAGAAGAGATGGGAGCGGTTGGATTAAACTTAGAGTTATATGGGCATAAGAATATTTTTGTCATGGATGCCTCAATTTATCCTACAGGTTTGTCAGTAAATCCACAGATTACAACAATGAGTTTAGTACTTCGTGCAGCAAGACAGTTAGCACAGGAGAAAAAGCAAAGGACTGAGTTGTAA
- a CDS encoding peptidoglycan recognition protein family protein, giving the protein MSVNLKNRFRLRVKGSKKTVLLLSIPLLFCHRLVFFSLFFLISLSCFPFFRKGGEGFLKAFTDLKPIPTLLSPKDLNSWKPIAKREEQQISAIILHSTDKKPSTEYLKLSLENGFFIHFLIDKKGEVYWDPSAFQNVYAASPGMDVVSLHIAYEGSQEQLLQNSIQSKRMETLVKELTESFAIPKSNYDIISQKGVFTHNQAKRRFGGFVDFSPCGGEKALERLLINIGGEYKEEDQWYQRYESGWVLKKENKQRLQETFFPTNGRGISKPEKVSLPSIESDVNGYPTEAYRVKYTFRGKIKPTCIVLHYTAISDYFQSLKTLENRNLTATLMVDKNGKAYQLVDSLEDRAAAATGTNDQCIQIEIIAKDTAELISQPEQTEKVKVLVLELAQKYKIPLNNEDIQSLSGIFSHTQAKKRWGGSIFLNAKDFDPGEEYMELILNSIGGKYFPESEWKNRSSLDWAILYKSFQP; this is encoded by the coding sequence TTGAGTGTAAATTTGAAAAATCGATTTCGACTGAGAGTAAAGGGTTCCAAGAAGACCGTCCTATTGTTATCAATTCCATTGCTATTTTGCCACAGACTTGTCTTTTTTTCATTATTTTTCCTGATTTCTCTCTCCTGTTTTCCCTTTTTTCGAAAAGGAGGGGAAGGCTTTTTGAAAGCCTTCACGGATCTAAAACCTATTCCAACCCTACTCTCTCCCAAAGACCTTAATAGCTGGAAGCCTATTGCAAAGAGAGAAGAACAACAAATCAGCGCCATTATTTTGCATTCGACAGATAAAAAACCAAGCACGGAGTATTTGAAACTCTCCTTGGAGAACGGCTTTTTTATCCACTTCCTAATAGATAAAAAAGGAGAGGTGTACTGGGATCCATCTGCCTTTCAAAATGTATATGCCGCTTCCCCTGGTATGGATGTGGTCAGTTTACACATAGCATACGAAGGTAGCCAAGAACAGCTTCTACAAAATAGTATCCAAAGCAAACGAATGGAGACTCTTGTGAAGGAGCTTACAGAATCCTTTGCAATTCCTAAGTCAAACTATGACATCATTTCCCAAAAAGGGGTCTTCACTCACAACCAAGCCAAACGACGATTTGGTGGTTTTGTAGATTTTTCACCATGTGGAGGTGAAAAAGCATTGGAGAGACTATTGATAAACATTGGAGGCGAGTATAAAGAAGAAGATCAATGGTACCAAAGGTATGAATCAGGTTGGGTACTAAAAAAAGAAAACAAACAAAGACTCCAAGAGACCTTCTTTCCTACGAACGGACGAGGGATCTCAAAACCAGAAAAGGTTTCTCTACCAAGCATAGAATCAGATGTGAATGGGTATCCAACGGAAGCTTACCGAGTCAAGTATACCTTTAGAGGCAAAATTAAACCAACTTGCATTGTCTTACATTACACTGCTATCTCCGATTATTTTCAGTCTTTGAAAACATTGGAAAATAGAAATCTCACTGCCACTCTGATGGTGGATAAAAATGGAAAGGCTTACCAATTGGTAGATTCGTTAGAAGACCGAGCGGCGGCAGCAACAGGTACGAATGACCAATGTATACAAATTGAAATCATCGCAAAGGACACTGCAGAATTGATCTCACAACCGGAACAAACGGAAAAAGTGAAAGTCCTTGTTCTTGAATTAGCTCAAAAATATAAAATCCCGCTCAATAATGAAGACATTCAATCTCTCTCCGGGATCTTCAGCCATACACAAGCAAAAAAACGATGGGGCGGTTCCATCTTTTTAAACGCGAAAGATTTCGATCCAGGCGAAGAATATATGGAACTCATACTAAATTCGATTGGAGGGAAATACTTTCCTGAATCAGAATGGAAAAATCGCAGCTCTTTGGAT
- a CDS encoding tetratricopeptide repeat protein yields MGKWVCILVSFLWFFSIGAEENPILKDAKKAFARKAYSEAIKKFAKYAELHPNDGEPYMYMGYIYEYKKDYPNSIQNFRKAAELNLEKSHKKTVLLKLALFFNYHQDWNAAATYSSRYLKYDPQNEEVQKIYNRAIGNRGNPNSNHTAYHVPQKQPEPKQEPKQNPKKQASPDTDSDEVRPSAEYEEELKNNPNQEELRWEYVLALFEEKKYDLAEKNILLLIEKNPNRTRYHYKLGIVKLRKDDPKAAIESFERARKNPFSKDTNVFLYYVYLNEGIAYQKLKQFDMAESSFQSAYKQVNKDTPLLALARLYHDKSEWQKCAESAESALQINPQIESHMFRFLCLAEAEKSGTKLEKSFESYFQYLETNFSNPQKAPDKYRLGFLRLARQLTVVGKEQTAEKYFSVLESDEEVNQTREYLFYRGKNLFYLNKIDPAISLLSKVNQSSAASYLLARAYAKKGDLASVKIHLKNAGSLKDEYWETARKETDFKVFEREESFKNFLVNKGKETTTPPLSNP; encoded by the coding sequence GTGGGAAAGTGGGTTTGTATTCTTGTTTCGTTTCTTTGGTTTTTTTCGATTGGAGCGGAGGAGAATCCAATCCTAAAGGACGCAAAGAAAGCTTTCGCTAGAAAGGCATATTCGGAAGCGATCAAAAAATTTGCAAAGTATGCTGAACTACATCCAAATGATGGAGAACCATATATGTATATGGGATACATATATGAGTACAAAAAAGATTATCCCAACTCTATACAAAATTTCAGAAAAGCTGCTGAGTTAAATCTGGAGAAATCCCACAAAAAGACTGTATTGCTTAAGCTTGCACTTTTCTTCAATTACCACCAAGATTGGAACGCTGCCGCAACGTATTCCTCGCGGTACTTAAAATATGACCCACAAAATGAAGAAGTGCAAAAAATATATAACCGCGCTATAGGCAACCGTGGGAATCCAAATTCCAATCACACAGCCTATCACGTACCTCAAAAACAACCCGAGCCTAAACAAGAACCCAAACAAAACCCTAAAAAACAAGCCTCGCCTGATACTGATTCAGATGAGGTGAGACCGAGTGCAGAATATGAAGAAGAATTAAAAAACAATCCCAATCAAGAAGAACTTCGTTGGGAATACGTACTTGCCTTATTTGAAGAAAAGAAATATGATTTAGCAGAAAAGAATATTCTACTATTAATAGAAAAAAATCCAAATCGAACTAGATATCATTATAAACTTGGAATCGTTAAACTCAGAAAAGATGATCCAAAAGCAGCAATCGAATCCTTCGAACGAGCCCGTAAAAATCCTTTTTCTAAGGATACCAATGTCTTTTTGTATTATGTATACCTAAATGAGGGGATAGCCTATCAAAAATTAAAACAATTTGATATGGCAGAATCCTCTTTTCAGTCTGCTTATAAACAGGTAAATAAAGATACACCTCTTCTAGCACTTGCAAGACTTTATCACGATAAATCCGAATGGCAAAAGTGCGCAGAGAGTGCAGAATCGGCTCTCCAAATCAATCCGCAAATAGAATCGCACATGTTTCGATTTCTTTGTCTTGCCGAGGCTGAAAAATCTGGAACCAAATTAGAGAAAAGTTTTGAATCTTATTTCCAATACCTAGAGACAAACTTTTCAAATCCACAGAAGGCTCCCGATAAATATAGACTTGGTTTTCTTCGTTTGGCTCGCCAATTAACAGTTGTTGGTAAAGAACAAACAGCCGAAAAATATTTTTCTGTTTTGGAATCTGATGAGGAAGTAAACCAAACAAGGGAGTATTTATTCTATCGAGGTAAAAATCTATTTTATCTCAATAAAATAGATCCAGCAATCTCTTTACTTTCTAAAGTGAATCAATCATCTGCTGCTTCTTACTTATTGGCAAGAGCCTACGCAAAAAAAGGAGATCTGGCTTCAGTGAAAATCCATTTAAAAAATGCTGGATCTCTAAAAGATGAGTACTGGGAAACCGCTCGAAAAGAAACAGATTTCAAAGTCTTTGAAAGGGAAGAGTCATTCAAAAATTTTTTAGTGAATAAAGGTAAGGAGACTACAACTCCTCCTCTTTCGAATCCTTAA
- the aroC gene encoding chorismate synthase: MPSTWGKIFKVSTYGESHGVSVGVVIEGVPAGKRFPFEEIQKDLTRRRPGQNDLTTPRDEEDRLIVESGVFQDKTTGSPILLKVNNKNTIGSDYDEMAHVFRPSHADYTYSEKYGHRAHVGGGRASVRETIGRVAAGGLARVILEEELGVQTIAWVDQIGTIPSNIDDTKYPISRDYVDTFPTRCPEAYANTQMESLIRKLRDEGDSVGGIVKAIVKNLPPGLGDPVYDKLDADLAKALLSISACKGFEVGSGFLGTEQTGSQHNDEFYIDRNTGQVKTRTNNSGGIQGGISNGMDLIVRAAFKPTSTIKKEQKTVNDQNEDTVLKAKGRHDPCVLPRAVPIVEAVINLVLVDAYFYQRALQPKWLLKYAKMDQVT, translated from the coding sequence ATGCCATCTACATGGGGAAAAATATTTAAAGTCTCAACATATGGAGAATCACACGGGGTCTCGGTTGGAGTTGTGATTGAGGGAGTTCCGGCAGGAAAACGATTTCCCTTTGAAGAGATTCAAAAAGACCTAACACGCAGAAGACCAGGCCAAAATGATCTCACAACTCCTCGGGACGAAGAAGATCGCTTGATCGTCGAGTCTGGTGTTTTCCAGGATAAAACAACAGGAAGTCCGATTTTACTAAAAGTAAACAATAAGAATACTATTGGATCTGATTACGATGAGATGGCACATGTCTTTCGCCCATCGCACGCTGATTATACGTATTCAGAAAAATATGGCCATAGAGCGCATGTGGGTGGTGGCAGAGCATCTGTTCGAGAAACCATTGGTCGTGTGGCGGCGGGTGGATTAGCACGAGTGATCTTAGAAGAAGAGTTAGGTGTCCAAACGATTGCTTGGGTTGACCAAATCGGAACAATTCCCTCAAACATTGACGATACAAAATATCCGATCAGTCGAGATTATGTAGATACATTTCCAACTCGTTGTCCTGAGGCATATGCCAATACCCAAATGGAATCTCTCATTAGAAAATTGCGTGATGAAGGTGATTCAGTTGGTGGTATCGTGAAAGCAATTGTTAAGAATCTTCCCCCGGGACTTGGCGATCCGGTATATGATAAGTTGGACGCTGATTTAGCAAAGGCATTGCTATCCATTTCGGCCTGCAAAGGTTTTGAGGTTGGTTCTGGATTTTTAGGAACCGAGCAGACAGGTAGCCAACACAATGATGAATTTTATATCGACCGTAACACTGGTCAGGTGAAAACTCGGACAAATAACTCCGGAGGGATCCAAGGTGGTATATCCAATGGTATGGATCTAATCGTGCGAGCTGCTTTTAAGCCTACTTCGACGATAAAAAAAGAGCAAAAAACCGTGAATGACCAAAACGAGGATACTGTTTTAAAGGCCAAAGGACGCCACGATCCTTGCGTGCTTCCTAGAGCAGTTCCCATTGTGGAAGCTGTGATTAATTTGGTGTTAGTGGATGCATACTTTTACCAAAGAGCCTTACAACCAAAGTGGCTATTAAAATATGCAAAGATGGACCAAGTTACTTGA
- a CDS encoding 2Fe-2S iron-sulfur cluster-binding protein encodes MVKIKIDGVEFEVDEKKNLIDAAKDVGVEIPYFCYHPALTVVGMCRMCLIEIEGVPRLQAACNTPVKEGMGIITKSDRVKEARAGTMEFLLANHPLDCPVCDKAGECKLQDNAFGSGTGQSRFEFEKRNVPQEEIGTNLIINHNRCIVCYRCVRFEEEKVGESNLGLFERGNHSLIGLAKDEPIQHNFQGALADICPVGALLNHKTLFKSRVWWYKSHKSVCHGCSTGCNVTTNVRDNKMYRYMVRENYEQGMFFLCDKGRFDIDWMNENRLFSFMDSGTTTTSVQVLESIASLVKRSKGIAIIGGAHETNESLSKIKSLLADLSKESNNVNTYFEVRVTDAQYKDTEQEDFLLTKDRHPNTRGALDLGLSLAGGLSEIESKIKEGKIDLVFSIKESIPDQWRASVKQVHLDTNQTPEVNRAQFSVPIKIFAEQVGSFTNKNGLKQDFEKSMEAPQGLPSSAEFFERLLQVMISKKEALIGNR; translated from the coding sequence TTGGTTAAAATCAAAATAGACGGTGTCGAATTTGAAGTCGATGAGAAGAAAAATCTAATCGATGCAGCGAAAGATGTAGGAGTGGAGATCCCCTATTTTTGTTACCACCCCGCGCTGACAGTTGTCGGGATGTGTAGGATGTGCCTCATTGAGATCGAAGGTGTCCCACGATTGCAAGCAGCATGCAATACTCCCGTTAAAGAAGGTATGGGCATCATTACAAAATCCGATCGAGTCAAAGAGGCTCGGGCTGGTACAATGGAGTTTTTGCTCGCCAATCACCCATTAGATTGTCCCGTCTGCGACAAAGCAGGTGAATGCAAACTACAAGATAACGCCTTCGGTTCTGGCACTGGACAAAGCCGTTTCGAATTTGAAAAGAGAAACGTACCTCAGGAAGAGATCGGAACCAATCTCATCATCAATCACAATCGTTGTATTGTCTGTTATCGTTGTGTTCGGTTCGAAGAGGAAAAAGTAGGAGAATCCAACCTTGGTTTATTCGAACGGGGCAATCATTCCTTAATCGGCCTAGCGAAAGATGAGCCCATCCAACACAACTTCCAGGGAGCACTTGCTGATATTTGTCCTGTCGGAGCTTTATTAAACCATAAGACACTTTTTAAGTCTCGTGTGTGGTGGTACAAATCACACAAATCGGTCTGCCATGGTTGTTCTACAGGATGCAATGTTACCACCAATGTCCGTGACAACAAAATGTATCGATATATGGTACGGGAAAATTATGAGCAAGGGATGTTCTTTCTGTGTGACAAAGGTAGATTTGACATTGATTGGATGAACGAAAACAGACTGTTTAGTTTTATGGATTCTGGCACCACCACTACATCTGTGCAAGTCTTAGAATCCATCGCCTCCTTAGTTAAAAGGAGCAAAGGCATCGCTATCATCGGCGGAGCCCATGAAACCAATGAATCACTATCAAAGATAAAATCCTTGTTAGCTGATCTTTCGAAAGAGTCAAATAATGTGAACACTTACTTTGAAGTTCGCGTTACTGATGCACAGTACAAAGACACAGAGCAGGAAGACTTTCTGCTCACAAAGGATCGTCACCCGAATACGAGGGGTGCACTTGACTTGGGATTGAGCCTGGCTGGTGGCCTAAGTGAAATCGAATCCAAAATCAAGGAAGGAAAGATTGATTTGGTTTTCTCAATCAAAGAGTCCATTCCAGATCAGTGGAGAGCTTCCGTAAAACAAGTCCATCTAGATACCAACCAAACTCCCGAGGTTAATCGGGCTCAGTTTTCCGTTCCCATCAAAATTTTTGCCGAACAAGTTGGCTCGTTTACAAACAAAAACGGCCTTAAGCAAGATTTTGAAAAATCCATGGAAGCTCCCCAAGGCCTACCGTCCTCGGCAGAATTCTTTGAAAGGTTGTTGCAAGTGATGATTTCCAAAAAGGAGGCTCTGATTGGGAACCGTTAA
- a CDS encoding UpxY family transcription antiterminator, translating to MQETDSPIPDKNWYIVYTNPRAEKKLSGLLNKYKVENYLPLITERKKWSDRIKVISTPCFKSYLFVRISFWEERIKVLQLPGSNHFVYAKGEPAILPDTTVSDLKALLENRDESSKVRVEEALIKGKKVKIILGPFAGREAEIVERRNKVGILVRINEISKTAVLEVNMDQITWEDLSL from the coding sequence ATGCAGGAGACTGACTCACCCATTCCGGATAAAAATTGGTACATAGTTTATACAAATCCAAGGGCAGAAAAAAAACTATCTGGGCTTTTAAATAAGTACAAAGTAGAAAATTACCTTCCTCTCATAACGGAAAGAAAAAAATGGAGTGATCGGATCAAAGTTATTTCAACTCCTTGTTTTAAGTCTTACCTCTTTGTGCGGATTTCATTTTGGGAAGAACGAATCAAGGTCCTGCAACTACCAGGATCGAATCATTTTGTCTATGCGAAAGGAGAACCTGCTATCCTTCCCGATACGACAGTTTCCGACTTGAAGGCACTTCTGGAAAACAGAGATGAATCTAGTAAAGTAAGAGTTGAAGAAGCACTCATTAAGGGCAAAAAAGTAAAAATCATTTTAGGCCCCTTTGCAGGTCGAGAAGCTGAAATAGTCGAAAGAAGAAACAAAGTCGGAATATTAGTTCGCATCAATGAAATAAGCAAAACCGCGGTTTTAGAAGTCAACATGGATCAAATTACTTGGGAGGATCTATCACTATGA